In one window of Eubalaena glacialis isolate mEubGla1 chromosome 13, mEubGla1.1.hap2.+ XY, whole genome shotgun sequence DNA:
- the TM9SF4 gene encoding transmembrane 9 superfamily member 4 isoform X2, producing MNSEKKCEVLCSQSNKPVILTVEQSRLVAERISEDYYVHLIADNLPVATRLELYSNRDGDDKKKEKDVQFEHGYRLGFTDVNKIYLHNHLSFILYYHREDLEEDQEHTYRVVRFEVIPQSIRLEDLKTDEKSSCTLPEGTNSSPQEIDPTKENRLYFTYSVHWEESDIKWASRWDTYLTMSDVQIHWFSIINSVVVVFFLSGILSMIIIRTLRKDIANYNKEDDIEDTMEESGWKLVHGDVFRPPQYPMILSSLLGSGIQLFCMILIVIFVAMLGMLSPSSRGALMTTACFLFMFMGVFGGFSAGRLYRTLKGHRWKKGAFCTATLYPGVVFGICFVLNCFIWGKHSSGAVPFPTMVALLCMWFGISLPLVYLGYYFGFRKQPYDNPVRTNQIPRQIPEQRWYMNRFVGILMAGILPFGAMFIELFFIFSAIWENQFYYLFGFLFLVFIILVVSCSQISIVMVYFQLCAEDYRWWWRNFLVSGGSAFYVLVYAIFYFVNKLDIVEFIPSLLYFGYTALMVLSFWLLTGTIGFYAAYMFVRKIYAAVKID from the exons ATGAACAGCGAAAAGAAGTGTGAGGTTCTGTGCAGCCAGTCCAACAAGCCGGTGATCCTGACCGTGGAACAGAGCCGGCTCGTGGCCGAGCGGATCTCCGAGGACTACTATGTCCACCT CATTGCAGACAACCTGCCTGTGGCCACCCGGCTGGAACTCTACTCCAACCGCGACGGCGAtgacaagaagaaagagaaagacgtgCAGTTTGAACACGGCTACCGGCTCGGCTTCACGGATGTCAACAAG ATCTACCTGCACAATCACCTCTCGTTCATCCTTTACTACCACCGGGAGGACCTGGAAGAGGACCAGGAGCACACATACCGCGTCGTCCGCTTCGAGGTGATTCCCCAGAGCATCAGGCTGGAGG ACCTCAAAACAGATGAGAAGAGCTCATGCACCCTGCCTGAGGGTACCAACTCCTCGCCCCAAGAAATTGACCCCACCAAGGAGAATCGGCTGTACTTCACCTACTCTGTGCACTGGGAG GAGAGTGACATCAAATGGGCCTCTCGCTGGGACACCTACCTGACCATGAGTGATGTACAGATCCACTGGTTTTCTATCATTAACTCTGTCGTGGTGGTCTTCTTCCTGTCAG GCATCCTGAGTATGATTATCATTCGGACCCTCCGGAAGGACATCGCCAACTATAATAAGGAGGATGACATT GAAGACACGATGGAAGAGTCCGGGTGGAAGCTGGTGCACGGCGACGTCTTCAGGCCCCCCCAGTACCCCATGATCCTCAGCTCCCTGCTGGGCTCAGGCATTCAGCTCTTCTGTATGATCCTCATCGTCATCT ttGTGGCCATGCTTGGGATGCTGTCACCCTCCAGCCGGGGAGCTCTCATGACCACGGCCTGCTTCCTCTTCATGTTCATGGG GGTGTTTGGTGGATTTTCCGCCGGCCGTCTGTACCGCACTCTAAAAGGCCATCGGTGGAAGAAAGGAGCCTTCTGT ACGGCGACATTGTACCCTGGCGTAGTTTTTGGCATCTGCTTCGTATTGAATTGCTTCATCTGGGGAAAGCACTCATCAGGGGCG GTGCCCTTCCCCACCATGGTGGCCCTGCTATGCATGTGGTTCGGGATCTCCCTGCCCCTTGTCTACCTGGGTTACTACTTCGGCTTCCGCAAGCAGCCATATGACAACCCTGTGCGCACCAACCAGATTCCCCGGCAGATCCCTGAGCAGCGGTGGTACATGAACCGATTTGTGGG CATTCTCATGGCTGGGATCCTGCCCTTTGGCGCCATGTTCATCGAGCTTTTCTTCATCTTCAGT GCAATCTGGGAGAATCAGTTCTATTACCTTTTCGGCTTCCTGTTCCTCGTCTTCATCATCCTGGTGGTGTCCTGTTCACAAATCAGCATCGTCATGGTATACTTCCAGCTGTGTGCAGAG GATTACCGCTGGTGGTGGAGGAATTTCCTAGTCTCCGGGGGATCTGCATTCTATGTCCTGGTCTATGccatcttttattttgttaacaaG